One Calditrichia bacterium DNA window includes the following coding sequences:
- a CDS encoding methylated-DNA--[protein]-cysteine S-methyltransferase encodes MAGCTENFWVTECKKQLREYFSGERKQFELPLRPSGTAFQRRVWQLLQTIPCGQTTTYGKIAEELGDEKVVRAVGQANGSNPIAIIIPCHRVIGKNDMLIGYGGGLWRKEWLLRHEGYLLI; translated from the coding sequence ATGGCAGGTTGCACGGAAAATTTTTGGGTTACGGAGTGCAAAAAACAGCTCAGGGAATATTTTTCCGGCGAACGGAAACAGTTCGAACTGCCGTTGCGTCCATCCGGAACTGCGTTCCAGCGACGGGTGTGGCAGTTGCTGCAAACCATTCCATGTGGTCAAACGACCACATACGGAAAGATAGCAGAGGAATTGGGTGATGAAAAAGTAGTACGTGCAGTGGGGCAAGCCAATGGGAGTAATCCGATTGCCATTATTATTCCCTGTCACAGGGTGATCGGGAAAAACGATATGTTGATCGGTTATGGCGGCGGTTTATGGCGAAAAGAATGGCTGCTTCGCCATGAAGGATATTTGCTGATTTAA
- a CDS encoding NAD(P)H-hydrate epimerase, translating to MIKQFSTENGTLVPAVTTEQMIEIDRVAIEKTGPALLQMMENAGRNLAEMAIQILGKQWREAVIVVLAGSGGNGGGGICAARHLANRNVDVRLCLANPDCMSESAANQYHIYLSTPGREVSGTELANVYPDLIIDALIGYNLQNVPNRTFAELIEWANNSEAPVLSLDVPSGIDATTGEAPGICILPQWTMTLALPKTGLHAAQVGDLWLADIGIPEGAYRQLAIQYNSPFGKRFRVALSEAPTDFAR from the coding sequence ATGATTAAACAATTTTCCACTGAAAACGGCACACTTGTACCGGCAGTTACCACCGAACAAATGATAGAAATTGACCGCGTTGCAATTGAGAAAACCGGTCCGGCGTTATTGCAAATGATGGAAAACGCCGGTCGAAATCTCGCCGAAATGGCCATCCAGATTTTGGGGAAACAATGGAGAGAAGCTGTAATTGTGGTGTTGGCCGGAAGCGGCGGCAACGGCGGTGGCGGTATCTGCGCAGCAAGGCATTTGGCCAACCGGAATGTGGATGTCCGGCTGTGTCTGGCAAATCCGGATTGCATGAGCGAGAGTGCGGCAAACCAATATCACATTTATTTATCCACGCCCGGCCGTGAAGTTAGCGGAACTGAACTGGCGAATGTGTATCCGGATTTAATTATTGACGCGCTGATCGGCTATAATCTGCAAAATGTGCCTAACCGGACTTTCGCGGAATTGATCGAATGGGCAAATAACAGCGAAGCACCGGTGCTGTCTCTCGATGTCCCGTCCGGCATTGATGCTACAACCGGAGAAGCGCCGGGAATCTGCATCCTTCCCCAATGGACGATGACGCTTGCCCTGCCGAAAACCGGGCTGCATGCAGCACAAGTCGGCGATTTGTGGCTGGCGGATATCGGCATCCCGGAAGGTGCGTATCGCCAGTTGGCAATTCAGTATAATTCCCCGTTCGGCAAACGGTTCCGGGTGGCGTTAAGCGAAGCGCCGACAGATTTCGCCCGTTAA
- a CDS encoding T9SS type A sorting domain-containing protein: protein MSLFAMLAVAFANISHAQTTVYNENIGVRLDNFGGIRILSADGIAQNDRVSLLFGSANSGVFDYLKDASNVFAAAAVDTPLLQFSNQEISVVIDNAYSNAAPDVETKINVYLWNDGGYALARIRTVNKQSDTLQAIPGLEILPKVGGVFGNEITNSDASNGIVSTFRDGAPLVSGYQLLSALPQSIVAFDWFFNYNQSDDSLRKWLTADTVFAADTAGTSGSVVVLGADVVPLSPGDSLDMFVGLAIGSDISAMQSELAKAAQKYNSLFVGIPPVAQGIPENFELAQNYPNPFNPETRIPFQIPARSRVSLSVFNILGQKVATLLNETLDAGSYEIPFNGSNLPSGVYFVTIQAGEFRAAKKMVLMK from the coding sequence ATGTCACTTTTTGCAATGCTGGCGGTTGCATTCGCTAATATTTCTCATGCGCAAACCACTGTTTATAATGAAAATATCGGCGTTCGGCTGGATAATTTCGGCGGCATCCGGATTTTGTCGGCAGACGGTATTGCACAAAATGACCGTGTATCCCTGCTTTTCGGATCGGCGAATTCCGGCGTATTTGACTATCTGAAAGATGCGAGCAACGTTTTTGCCGCAGCCGCAGTAGATACGCCGTTGCTGCAGTTCAGCAATCAGGAAATTTCGGTTGTTATCGACAACGCCTACAGCAACGCCGCGCCGGACGTGGAAACAAAAATCAACGTGTATTTATGGAATGACGGCGGTTACGCCCTCGCACGGATTCGCACTGTCAACAAACAGTCGGATACTTTGCAGGCGATTCCGGGATTGGAAATTTTGCCGAAAGTGGGCGGTGTTTTCGGAAATGAAATTACGAATTCGGATGCATCGAACGGCATCGTTTCAACCTTTCGCGACGGTGCGCCGCTGGTGTCCGGCTACCAACTGCTTTCTGCGTTGCCGCAAAGTATTGTGGCGTTCGATTGGTTTTTCAATTACAATCAGTCCGATGACAGCCTGCGGAAATGGCTGACAGCAGATACTGTTTTTGCGGCAGATACAGCCGGCACATCTGGCTCGGTTGTCGTTTTGGGTGCAGATGTCGTTCCGTTATCACCCGGTGATTCGCTGGATATGTTTGTCGGTTTGGCGATCGGCAGCGATATTTCCGCGATGCAAAGTGAGCTGGCCAAAGCTGCACAAAAATACAATAGCCTGTTTGTGGGCATCCCGCCGGTTGCGCAGGGCATTCCCGAAAATTTTGAACTTGCCCAAAATTACCCGAACCCGTTTAACCCGGAAACCCGCATTCCCTTCCAGATTCCGGCGCGGAGCCGTGTTTCGCTTTCGGTGTTCAATATTTTGGGGCAAAAAGTGGCAACGCTGCTCAACGAAACGCTCGATGCCGGTAGTTACGAAATCCCGTTTAACGGCAGCAATTTGCCTAGCGGCGTTTATTTTGTTACCATTCAAGCCGGTGAGTTTCGCGCCGCAAAAAAAATGGTGTTGATGAAATAG
- a CDS encoding NAD(P)/FAD-dependent oxidoreductase, giving the protein MANYDAIIIGGGHNGLVCAASLANARKKVLVLEQRRNLGGAAATEEVFPQFLVNTGATDAGLFLPEIIEKFGLVAAGLQVFQSDAAVFAPQPDGTAITLWRDLNRTVSELQTLYPDDAKRFLKFNAKMNKMSQALRPALLRSAPNIDSLNVRELIEWAQPALKIRQLGKKDMMEFLRVLPLSASELLDEWFQSAALKGLLSTIGVTASHLGPRAAGTAFLMLYHYTGRENGGFKSSWFIRGGIGRLAESLAEYARKNGAEIRVASPVDQIFVNDQDEAVGVRLEDGEKLFAKAIISNANPRTTFFDLVGAPYLDPGFVRNVQNIRFRGVTARMNLALKRLPTFTAASGDPKQLSGHIIISPSVDYLERASDAAKYGDFSRQPMLDIVIPTISDPTLAPEGKHIMNINMQYAPYQLRSGSWESERESLAETIIQTLAEYAPDLPDAIDQQQLITPLDWERDYGLAEGCGYHGQMALDQLMFMRPVAGWGRHRTPIKNLFLCGAGAHPGGGVTGAPGFNAAKEVLRTLR; this is encoded by the coding sequence ATGGCAAATTACGACGCAATAATTATCGGTGGCGGGCATAACGGGCTGGTGTGTGCGGCTTCGCTGGCAAACGCACGAAAAAAAGTGCTGGTGCTGGAACAACGCCGCAACTTGGGCGGCGCCGCTGCAACAGAGGAAGTTTTTCCGCAATTTTTGGTGAATACCGGCGCGACAGATGCCGGGTTGTTTCTGCCGGAAATTATTGAAAAATTTGGACTTGTCGCCGCTGGATTGCAGGTGTTCCAGAGCGATGCCGCCGTATTTGCACCGCAGCCGGACGGCACAGCCATCACCCTTTGGCGCGACCTGAATCGCACGGTTTCGGAGCTGCAAACGCTCTATCCGGATGATGCCAAACGATTTTTGAAATTCAACGCCAAAATGAATAAAATGAGCCAGGCGTTGCGTCCCGCGTTGTTGCGCAGCGCGCCGAATATTGATTCGCTGAACGTTCGGGAGTTGATTGAATGGGCACAGCCAGCCTTAAAAATTCGCCAACTCGGCAAAAAAGATATGATGGAATTTCTGCGCGTTTTACCGCTTTCTGCCAGCGAATTGCTCGATGAATGGTTCCAGAGTGCCGCGTTGAAAGGCTTGCTGAGCACCATTGGCGTCACCGCCAGTCACCTCGGGCCGCGAGCGGCGGGAACAGCGTTTTTGATGCTGTACCATTACACCGGGCGGGAAAACGGCGGATTTAAATCGAGCTGGTTTATTCGCGGCGGCATCGGTCGGTTGGCGGAATCGCTGGCGGAATATGCCCGGAAAAACGGTGCGGAAATTCGCGTCGCCAGCCCGGTGGACCAGATTTTTGTGAACGATCAGGACGAAGCCGTTGGCGTCCGGCTGGAAGACGGTGAAAAACTGTTCGCCAAAGCGATTATCTCCAACGCCAATCCCCGAACCACTTTTTTTGATCTCGTCGGTGCGCCCTATCTCGATCCGGGATTTGTGCGCAACGTGCAAAACATCCGCTTTCGCGGCGTAACCGCGCGGATGAATCTGGCGCTAAAGCGATTGCCAACTTTCACCGCAGCCAGCGGCGATCCCAAACAATTGAGCGGTCACATCATCATCTCGCCGTCCGTTGATTATCTGGAACGCGCATCTGATGCCGCCAAATATGGCGATTTCTCGCGCCAGCCGATGCTCGATATTGTCATCCCGACGATATCCGATCCGACATTGGCGCCGGAAGGGAAGCATATTATGAACATCAACATGCAGTATGCGCCGTATCAATTGCGCAGCGGCAGTTGGGAAAGCGAACGGGAATCGCTCGCCGAAACGATCATCCAAACTTTGGCGGAATATGCACCGGATTTACCGGATGCGATCGATCAGCAGCAGCTGATTACGCCGCTGGATTGGGAGCGGGATTACGGTTTGGCGGAAGGTTGCGGCTATCACGGTCAAATGGCACTCGATCAGCTCATGTTTATGCGTCCCGTTGCGGGTTGGGGACGCCATCGCACGCCGATCAAAAATCTGTTTCTCTGCGGCGCCGGAGCGCATCCCGGCGGCGGCGTAACCGGCGCACCCGGCTTCAACGCAGCCAAAGAAGTGCTCCGCACGCTTCGCTGA
- a CDS encoding NAD(P)/FAD-dependent oxidoreductase — MKKYDAIVIGGGHNGLVNAAYLAKAGKKVLVLERRHLVGGATVTEEIFPGFKYSVFSYVVSLLRPEIIRDLSLPKHGLMMLPLESTLTPLPDGNYLYRDGDPNKTRRNIARFSPSDAEAYAEYGREMHFLAKAVKPLLGIVPPDPSSNRPGDLYGLFDVAKTMLKLPTEQVYQLIKIMTMSSADFLERWFESDPLIATLSASGIIGTFLGPRSPGSAYVLLHHYMGEIDGNFRAWGFARGGTGSVANAIAAAAQSFGVEIRTLASVDQVIVKSGKATGVALNTGEEIAADLVVSALDPFHTFLRMVEKEHLPADLRKSIKKFRYRGSSGKVNLALDGLPELACLPGVGPHLRGAISISPSVDYLERAYDDAKYGRFSREPYMDIIIPSMIDPAMAPPGKHVMSCFVQYAPYELSEGNWRDQREAFGDAVVNTLSKYFPNIKNLILHRQVITPADIEETTGLTQGNIFQGELSLSQLFFLRPAAGWAKYRTPIKGYYQCGSGTHPGGGIMGAPGRLAALEIINDLKHGINR; from the coding sequence ATGAAAAAATACGATGCCATTGTTATTGGCGGCGGGCACAACGGGCTGGTAAATGCCGCATATCTCGCCAAAGCCGGGAAAAAAGTGCTGGTGCTGGAGCGGCGTCACCTCGTTGGCGGCGCAACCGTAACCGAAGAAATTTTTCCGGGATTTAAATATAGCGTGTTTTCGTATGTGGTCAGTTTGCTGCGCCCGGAAATCATCCGCGATTTATCGCTGCCCAAACACGGGCTGATGATGTTGCCGCTGGAAAGCACCCTCACGCCGCTACCGGATGGCAACTACCTTTACCGCGATGGCGATCCCAACAAAACGCGCCGGAATATCGCCAGATTTTCGCCGAGCGATGCGGAAGCCTATGCCGAATACGGTCGCGAAATGCATTTTCTGGCGAAAGCCGTAAAACCGCTGTTGGGCATTGTGCCGCCGGACCCGTCGTCCAATCGTCCCGGCGATTTGTACGGTTTGTTCGATGTTGCCAAAACCATGTTGAAATTACCCACCGAACAGGTGTATCAACTGATCAAAATTATGACGATGAGCAGTGCAGATTTTCTGGAACGCTGGTTCGAGAGCGATCCGCTGATTGCCACGCTATCCGCGAGCGGCATCATCGGAACGTTTTTGGGACCGCGTTCACCGGGATCGGCGTATGTGTTGCTGCACCATTATATGGGCGAAATCGACGGTAATTTTCGGGCATGGGGATTTGCCCGCGGCGGCACCGGTTCGGTTGCGAACGCTATTGCCGCGGCTGCCCAATCGTTTGGTGTGGAAATTCGCACGCTGGCATCGGTGGATCAGGTGATCGTCAAAAGCGGGAAAGCAACCGGCGTTGCGTTGAACACCGGGGAGGAAATTGCCGCGGATCTGGTGGTTTCTGCACTCGATCCATTTCACACATTTTTGCGGATGGTTGAAAAAGAGCACTTGCCGGCGGATTTGCGCAAATCGATCAAAAAATTCCGGTATCGCGGTTCATCCGGCAAAGTGAATCTGGCGCTGGACGGATTGCCGGAGCTGGCTTGCCTGCCGGGTGTTGGTCCGCATTTGCGCGGCGCGATATCCATCAGCCCGAGCGTGGATTATCTGGAACGCGCTTACGACGATGCAAAATACGGGCGATTTTCCCGCGAGCCATATATGGATATCATCATTCCATCGATGATCGATCCGGCGATGGCGCCGCCCGGAAAGCATGTGATGTCCTGTTTTGTGCAATATGCGCCATACGAATTGAGCGAGGGCAACTGGCGCGATCAGCGCGAGGCGTTTGGCGATGCCGTAGTGAACACGCTCAGCAAGTATTTCCCGAATATCAAAAATTTGATTTTGCACCGTCAGGTAATCACTCCGGCAGATATCGAGGAAACCACCGGATTGACGCAGGGCAACATTTTTCAGGGTGAATTGAGCCTTTCGCAGCTGTTTTTTCTGCGACCGGCGGCGGGCTGGGCAAAATATCGCACGCCCATCAAAGGCTATTACCAATGCGGCTCCGGCACGCATCCCGGCGGCGGAATTATGGGTGCACCGGGACGGCTGGCAGCGTTGGAAATTATAAATGATCTCAAACACGGCATCAATCGCTGA
- a CDS encoding aminomethyl transferase family protein — protein sequence MPLPTPFHSRTAPLCRSMEWRDWAGYLAAVTYEKSHEFEYFAIRNAAALIDVTPLFKYEISGTDASKLVDRIITRDVSKCKIGQVLYTPWCDEFGRMMDDGTVQRFSEERFRITSAQPNWRWFRDCGFGMNATVTDITEKIATLSLQGPNARAILSEVVTEGDVASLRFFHLLETKVDDVQTVITRTGYTGDLGYEIWVDYHHAERLWDILMAAGRAYGITPAGLAAMDIARVEAGLILNDVDYVSANRALIDAQTATPFEAGLGWAVQLRKKRFVGQRALIDEKKRGPKWQLVGLTADWEVIEKRFNEAGLAPQIAGRASRDGVPVYANGKQVGQATSRTFSPILKKYIALATLETPFAEPGKNLEMELTVQYSRHKIPATVTKLPFFNPERKRLNISGTKIEE from the coding sequence ATGCCATTGCCAACGCCCTTTCACTCTCGCACCGCTCCGCTTTGCCGGAGTATGGAATGGCGGGATTGGGCGGGATATCTTGCCGCTGTGACATACGAAAAAAGTCACGAATTCGAGTATTTTGCGATTCGCAACGCCGCAGCGTTGATCGATGTGACACCGCTGTTCAAATACGAAATCAGCGGTACAGATGCCTCGAAATTGGTAGATCGCATTATTACGCGCGATGTGAGCAAGTGCAAAATTGGGCAAGTGCTGTACACACCGTGGTGCGATGAATTCGGGCGAATGATGGATGACGGCACCGTTCAACGATTTTCCGAAGAGCGATTTCGCATCACATCTGCGCAGCCTAACTGGCGCTGGTTCCGGGATTGCGGTTTTGGCATGAACGCAACCGTAACGGACATCACCGAAAAAATAGCCACGCTCTCGCTGCAGGGACCGAATGCCCGGGCAATTTTGAGCGAAGTTGTCACGGAAGGCGATGTGGCATCGTTGCGATTTTTCCATTTGCTGGAAACAAAAGTAGACGACGTACAAACGGTCATCACCCGCACCGGTTACACCGGCGATTTGGGATATGAAATTTGGGTGGATTATCATCACGCAGAACGACTGTGGGATATTTTGATGGCAGCCGGTCGCGCATACGGCATCACGCCGGCCGGGCTGGCTGCGATGGATATCGCCCGGGTGGAAGCCGGGCTGATCCTCAACGATGTCGATTACGTTTCCGCCAACCGCGCGCTCATTGATGCCCAAACCGCAACGCCGTTCGAAGCCGGATTGGGTTGGGCGGTGCAGCTTCGCAAAAAACGATTTGTCGGGCAACGGGCGCTGATCGATGAAAAAAAGCGCGGACCAAAATGGCAATTGGTCGGCTTGACAGCCGATTGGGAAGTGATCGAAAAACGATTTAACGAAGCCGGGCTGGCACCGCAAATTGCCGGACGCGCCTCCCGCGATGGCGTGCCCGTTTACGCCAACGGGAAACAGGTTGGACAGGCAACCAGCCGGACATTCTCGCCTATCTTAAAAAAATACATTGCTTTAGCAACGCTGGAAACACCGTTTGCAGAGCCGGGGAAGAATCTCGAAATGGAATTGACTGTGCAATACAGCCGTCACAAAATTCCCGCGACGGTCACCAAATTGCCGTTTTTCAACCCGGAACGCAAACGGCTGAATATTTCCGGAACCAAAATAGAAGAATAA
- a CDS encoding DinB family protein, with translation MVPAIRERFEQSERLRQQLLVDVQDLDEMQMAFRPAYDAWSIVQVLQHLMLVESAVLQYLEKKLQATTFPNAGFGAKIRSKLLNVALRMPVKVKAPQGLAQPVRAMTFWDVAKRWNDNRDALESMLGKLTEDHLDSAIFKHLIAGYLNVFQMFDFIDNHLRHHIIQVNRIKAAKDFPQIQYE, from the coding sequence TTGGTTCCGGCTATTCGGGAACGATTTGAACAATCCGAACGGTTGCGGCAGCAATTGTTGGTGGATGTTCAGGATTTGGATGAGATGCAAATGGCTTTTCGCCCGGCATACGATGCCTGGAGCATTGTTCAGGTGCTTCAACATTTGATGCTGGTGGAATCGGCTGTTTTGCAATATTTGGAAAAAAAACTGCAGGCTACCACCTTTCCCAACGCCGGATTTGGTGCAAAAATTCGCAGCAAATTGCTGAATGTTGCACTCCGGATGCCGGTAAAAGTGAAAGCGCCGCAGGGACTTGCGCAACCGGTCCGCGCGATGACGTTTTGGGATGTTGCCAAACGCTGGAACGATAACCGCGATGCGCTCGAATCGATGCTCGGAAAATTAACTGAAGACCATTTGGACAGCGCGATTTTCAAACATCTGATTGCCGGATATTTAAATGTTTTCCAAATGTTCGATTTTATCGACAATCACCTGAGGCATCACATTATTCAGGTGAACCGAATTAAAGCCGCCAAAGATTTCCCTCAAATACAATATGAATAG
- the yfcC gene encoding putative basic amino acid antiporter YfcC, producing MSTSFLERIKIPHVFVLLLGVILFCSVLTYFIPSGEYNREERTVGTLTRTMVVPGTYQTIPKHYSAQGILFDDKVEGKASPVSLQGFLSSVPRGMEQAADIIFFIFVIGGVFGILQRTGMIIALLNKLLNIFRDSGWLLTVIIMIVIAIGGSTLGMGEEFIPLVPLFLIVSKELGYDRIYGLAMVMLAADVGFASATTNPFTVQIAQGIAELPLLNDFHFRILFFVCIMAVALVYVLRYGAKIKKDPNNSYMPHDDFELEAHHQDIQKTELTNAHIYTFVVCLIIFVFILFAVQELGWWMAEMGGGFLLMGIAATIFSRLSIDEATKAFIKGMEEMVVAALVVGFAKGIQVVLDDAMVLDTLIFSAASLLRHFPDYVAAQGMLLFQTVLNFFIPSGSGQAAVTMPLMAPLADVLGITRQSAVFAFTCGDGFSNTIIPTSGVLMAMLALAKIPYTTWLRFMFPLFLQLMVVSAFFLFISVVYPVVWTW from the coding sequence GTGTCAACTTCTTTTCTGGAACGCATCAAGATCCCACATGTATTTGTGCTGCTGCTGGGCGTTATTTTGTTTTGCAGCGTGCTCACTTATTTTATCCCATCCGGCGAATATAATCGTGAAGAACGAACTGTTGGGACGCTGACGCGCACCATGGTTGTCCCGGGCACTTACCAAACCATTCCCAAACATTATTCTGCACAGGGCATTTTATTTGACGACAAAGTGGAAGGTAAAGCCAGCCCGGTTAGTTTACAGGGATTTTTAAGCTCCGTTCCCAGAGGCATGGAACAGGCTGCGGACATCATTTTCTTTATTTTTGTGATCGGCGGTGTGTTCGGCATTTTGCAGCGCACCGGAATGATCATCGCATTGCTCAATAAATTGCTCAATATTTTTCGCGATTCCGGCTGGCTGTTAACGGTAATTATAATGATTGTTATCGCAATTGGTGGCTCAACATTGGGAATGGGTGAGGAATTTATTCCGTTGGTGCCGCTATTTTTGATCGTTTCCAAAGAGTTGGGTTATGACCGTATCTATGGTTTGGCGATGGTCATGTTAGCCGCGGATGTCGGTTTTGCATCTGCAACTACAAATCCGTTTACTGTGCAAATTGCCCAAGGAATTGCCGAACTGCCACTGCTCAACGATTTCCATTTTAGAATTTTGTTTTTTGTCTGCATCATGGCTGTTGCGCTGGTTTATGTGCTGCGATATGGTGCGAAAATCAAAAAAGATCCTAATAATTCCTACATGCCGCATGACGATTTTGAACTGGAAGCGCACCATCAGGATATTCAAAAAACCGAATTGACCAACGCGCACATCTACACATTTGTGGTTTGCCTGATTATATTTGTTTTTATCCTTTTTGCAGTTCAGGAATTGGGCTGGTGGATGGCCGAAATGGGCGGCGGATTTTTATTAATGGGCATTGCCGCAACTATTTTTAGCCGTTTATCGATTGATGAAGCCACCAAAGCATTTATAAAAGGAATGGAAGAAATGGTGGTTGCGGCGTTGGTGGTTGGCTTCGCCAAAGGCATTCAGGTGGTATTAGATGACGCAATGGTGTTGGATACGCTCATTTTTTCTGCGGCAAGCCTGCTCCGGCATTTCCCGGATTACGTAGCCGCGCAGGGTATGCTCCTCTTTCAAACGGTGCTCAATTTCTTTATCCCGTCCGGTTCCGGGCAGGCTGCGGTAACTATGCCGTTGATGGCACCGCTGGCAGATGTGCTCGGCATTACCCGCCAATCGGCTGTGTTTGCGTTCACTTGCGGCGATGGTTTTTCGAACACGATCATTCCCACTTCCGGCGTGCTGATGGCGATGCTGGCGTTGGCGAAAATTCCCTACACCACCTGGTTGAGATTTATGTTCCCGCTGTTTTTGCAATTGATGGTGGTTTCGGCGTTTTTCCTGTTTATTTCCGTTGTTTATCCGGTGGTTTGGACGTGGTAA